Below is a window of Deltaproteobacteria bacterium HGW-Deltaproteobacteria-6 DNA.
CCGTCAATGAAGACAACTTGGTATACCGTGCCACCCGCGCACTTTTTAATTTCACAGGCTACAAGGGCGGCGTCGAAATAATTCTGGATAAAAAAATTCCCTCGGCTGCCGGGTTGGGCGGCGGGAGTTCCGATGCCGCAGCAACCCTTATGGCGTTAAATGACTTATGTTCACTGAACGTCAGTCAGGCTGATCTGATGCAAATTGGCGCAAAACTCGGAGCGGATGTTCCTTTTTTTATTTTTGGGCGAAACGCCTTTGCAACGGGCATCGGCGATGAACTCCAAGTCCTCCCTGAGATGCCAAAACTTAACATGATTTTAATAAATCCCGCCTTCCCGCTCTCCACAAAAACGGTTTATGAAGGTCTTAATTTAACATTGACAAAGAATAAAAATAATTATAGCATTCCGCGATTTTACGCACTAGGTGACGTAATTCGGGAATTGCATAATGATTTAGAGTCTGTGTCGATTCAGATGCATCCCGAATTAAACGATTTCAAGCGAATGCTGGTGAAAGAAGGCGCCCTGGGTGCATTGATGTCGGGCAGTGGCCCCACGCTGTTTGGTATTTTTAAAGATGAAAAAAAAGCCAAAGAAGCGCGGGATGCCATATTGAAAAAAGTTTCCGGAGAATGTCTGGTTTTCTTTGCCCAATCACTGTAATAGCTGAATTTATTC
It encodes the following:
- the ispE gene encoding 4-(cytidine 5'-diphospho)-2-C-methyl-D-erythritol kinase, which translates into the protein MSKKKFDMRSQAPAKINLLLRILRKRPDGYHDLASVMQQISIYDELTYSLRPEGIVLHCPGTDLPVNEDNLVYRATRALFNFTGYKGGVEIILDKKIPSAAGLGGGSSDAAATLMALNDLCSLNVSQADLMQIGAKLGADVPFFIFGRNAFATGIGDELQVLPEMPKLNMILINPAFPLSTKTVYEGLNLTLTKNKNNYSIPRFYALGDVIRELHNDLESVSIQMHPELNDFKRMLVKEGALGALMSGSGPTLFGIFKDEKKAKEARDAILKKVSGECLVFFAQSL